A region from the Aegilops tauschii subsp. strangulata cultivar AL8/78 chromosome 5, Aet v6.0, whole genome shotgun sequence genome encodes:
- the LOC141022926 gene encoding uncharacterized protein yields the protein MHAGAWLSKIKLPNNWTMEHIRQLVTLWARLRAIPLAVDAEDTITWKHTASGIYSATSAYSAQLLGLVSSPMGFAVWKAWAPLKMKFFAWLAIQNRVWTADRLETRGWPNCGLCPVCKQTLESASHIFFKCRYSIRLWGLIKGWLKLDYLDISSWITMRSIKDCWLNMSNSSMPNRKAMASLAMLTSWTIWCERNARVFRHKSTLPSVLFSNIKSDANLWVIAGAKHLGQIMPGE from the coding sequence ATGCATGCGGGCGCGTGGCTGTCCAAAATCAAGCTCCCCAACAACTGGACAATGGAGCACATCCGGCAGCTTGTCACGCTTTGGGCTCGGCTGAGGGCCATCCCCCTCGCGGTGGACGCCGAGGACACCATCACCTGGAAGCATACTGCCAGCGGAATCTACTCTGCCACATCCGCGTACAGTGCGCAACTCCTTGGGCTGGTCAGCTCGCCCATGGGCTTCGCCGTTTGGAAAGCATGGGCTCCCCTTAAGATGAAATTCTTTGCTTGGCTGGCAATCCAAAACCGAGTCTGGACGGCGGATAGATTGGAGACGAGAGGGTGGCCGAACTGCGGCCTATGTCCAGTCTGCAAGCAGACGTTGGAATCGGCGAGCCACATCTTCTTCAAGTGTCGGTACTCCATTAGACTGTGGGGCCTGATCAAAGGCTGGCTCAAGCTAGACTACCTCGACATCTCCTCCTGGATCACGATGCGCTCCATCAAGGACTGCTGGCTCAACATGTCCAACTCCAGCATGCCCAACCGGAAGGCGATGGCTTCTCTTGCTATGCTGACCAGCTGGACCATTTGGTGCGAGAGAAATGCACGGGTGTTTCGTCACAAATCCACGCTTCCGTCTGTATTGTTCTCCAACATTAAGAGCGACGCCAACCTTTGGGTAATTGCGGGTGCTAAGCACTTGGGTCAAATCATGCCGGGAGAGTAG